The following proteins are co-located in the Thermococcus celericrescens genome:
- a CDS encoding Na(+)/H(+) antiporter subunit B: MKMSTVVRTTTKMVSPFLVTYAAYLMLYGHVSPGGGFQGGVILAVAVILLITSHGYGKVRRKFHFNWAGLIESSAGALLVLLGIAGLGLGAFYSNFLPTEGGIILPFNVIVGLEVGAAFTFVFYILLRWVESD, encoded by the coding sequence GTGAAGATGAGCACCGTTGTGAGGACGACGACCAAGATGGTAAGCCCATTCCTCGTCACCTACGCGGCCTATCTGATGCTCTACGGCCACGTAAGTCCCGGCGGCGGCTTCCAGGGAGGGGTTATCCTGGCGGTGGCAGTGATACTGCTCATCACCTCACACGGCTACGGCAAAGTCCGGAGGAAGTTCCACTTCAACTGGGCTGGCCTCATAGAGAGCTCCGCCGGGGCGCTGCTGGTGCTCCTCGGAATTGCAGGCCTCGGGCTGGGGGCGTTCTATTCAAACTTCCTGCCGACGGAGGGGGGGATAATCCTGCCTTTCAACGTGATCGTGGGGCTGGAGGTCGGCGCGGCTTTCACGTTCGTCTTCTACATCCTGCTGAGGTGGGTCGAAAGTGATTAG
- a CDS encoding hydrogenase subunit MbhD domain-containing protein, with protein MLGTILDVVFLAMMILAVAVVEERNLVSAVVKYSLLSLLFILALFELNAPDVALSAIVVGAIVIGVFLFTIKGVTR; from the coding sequence ATGCTTGGGACAATCCTTGATGTGGTCTTCCTCGCGATGATGATCCTTGCCGTTGCGGTGGTTGAGGAGAGGAACCTGGTCAGTGCAGTCGTTAAATACTCCCTCCTCAGCCTGCTCTTCATCCTGGCACTCTTCGAGCTGAACGCCCCCGACGTGGCCCTCTCCGCAATAGTGGTGGGGGCAATAGTCATAGGGGTGTTCCTCTTCACAATAAAGGGGGTGACGCGGTGA
- the mnhG gene encoding monovalent cation/H(+) antiporter subunit G: MLEVLLLLFGEAVMLFGALGILRFPDVYTRLHAATKCDTGGAMSIILYLIITMNAPALVRAKLLVLAFLIAMMNPMVSHALARGAYRYGVKPKVVVDMYAWDNP, translated from the coding sequence GTGCTTGAGGTTCTGCTCCTCCTCTTCGGGGAAGCTGTAATGCTCTTCGGGGCCCTCGGGATACTCAGATTTCCCGATGTTTACACCAGACTCCACGCGGCCACAAAATGCGACACTGGAGGGGCGATGAGCATAATCCTCTACCTCATCATCACCATGAACGCCCCCGCCCTGGTGAGGGCCAAACTCCTCGTCCTGGCCTTCCTTATAGCCATGATGAACCCCATGGTGAGCCACGCCCTCGCGAGGGGTGCCTATCGCTACGGGGTCAAGCCAAAAGTCGTGGTGGACATGTATGCTTGGGACAATCCTTGA